CTCCCCAGGGAGGGCTCCATTCGGCCCCGGACTCCGGTCCGGGGCCGTTTGCGTGTGCGGGGGCCCGGGACGGCGTGGGGGTCCGGGCCGGTCAGGACGCGTCCGGCACCCAGGCATTGGGGCCGGCGTTGTACCAGTACTGGCGGCCGGTGGTGAGCGCCGTGGTCCGGAACGGGCGGCCGTGGTCGTCGATGGTCGTGGTCCCCTGCCGGTCGCCACTGCTCCAGGCCAGCTCCAGGTACCAGCGGACGTCATGGCCGAGCGTGGAGGCGTCGATGTCGAGGACCTGGGGGTCGGTGGCGGACACCTTGTAGGGGAAGTCGGTGATCGGCGTCGGCCGTGCGCCCTCATGGCCGGGGGCCGGCCGGGGGTGTGGTGAGGCGGCGTCGAGGTCGATGGCGAACGAGGCGGGCTCCAGCTCGCCGCCGCAGCCCGAACCCATGGTGTAGCCGTTCCACGCGGGCGCCTTGCCGCTGTCGACCGTGTGGACGTACAGAGCGTGCAGGACCACGGGGTTGCTGTCGGTGCCCTGCACGGTCACCTCCATCCGCAGGTGCCCGGCGGGTACGGCGTGCAGCGCGGACGCCCAGCCGTCGGTGGCGCCCCGGGCCGGGGGCGGCGGGACCTTGCCCGGCTCCTGGTCCAGGGCGAACCACTGACCGCAGGGGCTGCCCCAGTTGTTGGTCAGCACGCTGACGGTGAAGGGAACGGAGGCGGAGCGGGGCGCCGGGGTGCCGGAGGAGGGCGTGGTGCCGGGGGGCGTGGTGCCGGTCGGCGCGGAGGTGCCGGGGGTGCCCGAGGGCGACGTCGGCTGAGGGGCGGCGGTGCCGGCGGCCGCGCCCGCCGAGAGGGGCTGCCGTGCCTTCGCCGACTCCGATGCCGCCGCATGCTGTGCGCCGGACGGTTCGGCGGTGTGCGTGCCGCCGGAGAGCGTCGCCACGGCCACGGTCGTACCGGCCGCCATGGCCACGACGACGCCCGCCGCGAGCGCGACCAGCCGACGGCGCCGGCCGCCGGGCCCGGTGGCTGTGCGGGCGGGGGTCGCCTCATGCGGGGAAGGGGAGCCGTCCTGGTCCGTCACGTCCGGCAGGGCCACCACCAGGGGCTCCGGCTCCGGCGCCCCCGCCTCGGCCGTCGGACTGACGGGAGCCGGGTCGGAAGCCGGGTCGGGAGCCGCCCCATCGGGGACCGTCGCGGCGGGCGCACCGCCGCCCGCCGACTCCCGGCGGCGTTCGGCCAGGGCCACGATCCACTGATGGTGCAGGGCCACCAACTCGTCGGCGGACGCTCCGCAGACCCTGGCGAACCGCTCCACGGGCGCGTAGTCCGTGGGCACCGTCTGGCCGTTGCAGTAGCGGTGCAGGGTCGAGTTGCTGGAGTGCAGCCGTTTGGCGAGGGTGCCGTAGCTCCGCCCGGACCGTTCCTTCAGTTCACGCATCAGCTCCGCGAACCGCTCGGTCTCCGCGCCCGTGCCCGTGCCCATCCCGCCCCCACCCTCACCCTCGTTCCGGAACGCCGTTCCAGGCTCGGCGGTTTCCCCAGGTGAGAGTAGTTGGAACCGTTCCATGGTTCCCACTTCCCGGTGGGAACGGCGACTGGGACGGAAAGGGCCGCACAGTTGGCCTGGCCGACCGGTCCGCCGCAGAGCCGACCGGAATCCTGCCCCTGTGTGAACCACCCGACGGAGGAAGACCCATGTCCATGACCCGCACCCGCACCCTGCTCTCGTGCGCCGCCCTCGCCCTCGGCTCCACCGCCCTCATCGGCTGCGCCGGCATGTCCTCGGCCTCCCCCGCGACCCCGGCCGCCTCCGCCGTCCCGTCGGCCTCCACCGGCTCGTCGGCCTCCACCGTTCGCGTCGCCGCGCCGTCCACCCCGGCGTCAACGCCCCGCAGCGGCGGCTCGGCAGCAACCCACGACGACAGCGACAGCTACGCGTACACCCACGCCTGCTCCAAGAACCAGCTGTCGGTGCGGGTGGTCCGCCGTGCGGCGGCGGCCAGTCAGCGGGTGATCGAGGTGCGCAACCTCGGTGCGAACTCCTGCGGCCTCTCCTACTACCCGCTGGTCAGCGTGGGCGACCCGAACGCCGCGGATCACACCTACGACATCAAGCCCCTGATCCCCGGCGGCCTCGGCGGCCCGCCCGCGTACGCGCTCCACACCGGGAAGACCGCCTACGCGGTCATCGACCTCGACCCCAGCGGCAAGGCCCCGAACGCGTCCCAGGGCGGCGAGTTGAACGTCCTGGCCCACAGCGACATGCCCAACGCCGACACGCTCAACTTCCCGCTCGGCTCCAACTCGCGGGTGCTGAAGCCCAAGCTGGGCCTGTACGAGGACAACGTCAATGACGCGGTCGCCTCCATGAACCAGGCGACCGTCCAGTCCTGAGCGGCCGTTCCCGTCAGGTACGGGGCGGGGGCGGGGTCAGGGTGACGCGGGCTTCGGCGCCGCCTTCGGGGCGGTTGGTGAAGGTGAGGGTGGCGGACAGGGCGTGGGCCTGGCCCGCGGCGATGGTCAGGCCCAGGCCGTGGCCCTTGTTCATGCCCTCCGTGCGGAACCGCTGCGGGCCGCTCGTCAGCAGGTAGTCCGGGTAGCCGGGGCCCTCGTCGGTCACGGTCACCGTGAGGGCGTCGACGGTGACCGTGACCGGGGCCACGCCGTGTTTGTGGGCGTTGGCGATCAGGTTGCCGAGGATGCGTTCGACCCGGCGGCGGTCGGTCTCCACCACGTGGGAGGAGACGACGGTCAGGCGGGTGTCCGTGCCCGAGGCGCGGATCGTACGGGCGGCCAGTTCGGCGAGGTCGTGGGAGTCCAGCTCCGGGCGCTCGCTGCGGGTGTCCAGCCGGGATATCTCCAGCAGGTCCTCGGTCAGCGCGCGCATGGCCTGCACCCGGTCCCGTACGAGTTCGGCGGGCCGGCCCGGCGGGAGGAGCTCCGCGGCGGCGTTGAGCCCGGTCAGCGGGGTGCGCAGTTCGTGGGCGACGTCGGCCGTGAAGCGGCGTTCCGATTCGAGCTTGCGCTGGAGGGAGGCGGCCATGATGTCCAGGGCGCCGGATACGGCGGCCACCTCGTCCCGCGCCCGCGGCGAGTCGTCGACGCGGGCGTCCAGGTCGCCGGCGCTGATCCGGCGGGCGACCTGCGCGGTCTGGTGCAGCCGCCGGGTGATGCGGGTGACGCCGATGGCGCCGATGAGGAGGGTGCCGCCGATGGCGAGGACCGCGGAGCCGAGGATGGCCCGGTCGAGGTCTGCGATGGTCTGCTCGCTGGCGCTGTAGTCGACGGCGGCGGCGATCACGCCGTCCCGGTCCGCGGGTCCGGCCGCCCACATGACCGGCTTGTTCCGGAGTTCGCCGACGAGGGTGCCGCGCCGTCCGGCCGCCGCGTACGCGCGCAGCTCGGGGGGCAGGGCCTTGGGGTCGAGGCCTTCGCCGCGCGGGGTGCGGGTGCCGGTCTCGTACGCCTCGGTGATCCGGTCGAGGCGGTCGAGGGCCTTCTCCCGGGCGGTTCCGATGGTCTGGTTGGTCATGGCGTTGTGCACGAGTCCGCCGAGGAGGGCGGCGAGCCCGCAGCACATGAGGGTGATGAAGACCGCGGCCTTCCAGGTCAGGGTCGCCGTCCACGCCGGGAACCGGAACACGGCGCCGAACGGGGAGCGCAATCGATTCTTCGACCGGTTCCTCACGGGTGGGGCTTCCCCGCCGGGCGGATGATCTCCGTCAGGCGCGGCAGCAGGGCCTGATGGCTCGGGCACCAGGTCCACACCTCGCGCTTCTCGGTGCCCACCGCGCCCTCGTGGGAGCGGACGATCACGTCCCGCTGGGCCAGCTCGACGCTGAGGACCCGCTCGTAGGTGTTCATGATCCTCAGGACCCGGCCGTCCCGGCACGCGTAGATACGGATGTTCAGGATGTCCGGCGACACCCCGACGCCGAGGATCAGCTCGTCTTCGCCGTTCCCCGTCAGATCACGGTAGTGCGCCGACTCCAGCGGGCACCCGGCAGCCCCCGGCCGCTCGCACCGGCCCAGCTCCGCCACCAGCCGCTCGCGCTCGCCCGGATCCCCGCGGTGGTCCGGTCCGGCCGGCAGGTCGGCCGTGACCAGTTCCATCGGGTCGACCGCGTGCAGGCCCCCCTCGGCATCCGGGAATCCGGCCACCGGTACGCCGGCCGTCCGCTCCCCGCTCTTCGCCGCGTCCCGGTCCGGCTCGGCGGGCGGGCGCTCGGCCCACCGCTGGTACGGGCCCTGCGCGCGCACCGCCGGGACGCCGCGCTCGCCCACCACGGCGTGCTCCGCGCTACAGCCCGCCAGGGCCAGGGTCAGGGCCATCACGGGCAGGGTGAGGAGGGCGAGCACCAGGTAGCGGCGCCAGGCGTGCGACGGGTCCGGGGCGTCTGCGCCCCTCGGCTGCGGGGTCACGCCACGAGGTCGCCGTAGAAGATGACGTTGTTGGTGCGGTGGCCGTCCTTGATCTCTCCGCCGCAGGTCAGCAGGCGCAGCTCGGGGCGGCTCGTGGCGCCGTAGACCTTGTCCGTCGGGAAGTCCTTCTTGTTGACGTCCTCGATCTCGCGGATCTTGAACCGGGCGGTCTTCCCGTCCTCGCGCGGCACCTCGATCAGATCGCCGAGCCCGATCTTCTTGACGTCCTTCATCAGCGCCGGGCCGTACTTCGTGTCGAAGTGCGCGACGAGTACGGAAACCCCCCGCTCCCCCGGCGTCGCGCCGTCCGCCCACCACCCGGGCGTGTCCGCGTCCGTCTCCGCGCTGGGCACGCCCAGCTCGCCCGCCGCGTCCACCGTGAGGTCGACCATCTTCTTCGCGTCCACCCCGGCCGCGTCGATCTTCATACCGGTGGGCCGGGACTTCGGCAGCGCGTGCGCCGCCGTGTCCGATACGGGCGCCACGGCGGCCGCCGTACTGCCGACCTTGGGGTCCGGTGGCAGCTGGGTCCCCGCCCCCTCCCCGAACCCGAACGCCAGGCGCGCAACGGCCCCCGCGACGGCGAGCGTGACGGCTACGGCCGCGGTGCGGTGGATGGCGGGCATGCGTGGTTCCCCTCGTCTCGGCGTCGCCCGTGGTCGGCGACAGATCAGACGTTACGAGGGTCATGTTTTGGTAATCCGTCGGCAATGTAACAGTTTGCCGGACCTGTGGACCCGAAGGCGTTAAGTGGCCGAAAGGACCAGAAGCGGAGGCCAGAAAGCCCTCCCGGCCGATGCCGGGAGGGCTTGGGCGCGGCATGCGGCACGGGGTCAGCTGAGGCCCCTGCTGCGTTCTCCGATGCGGTCGCCCTGCGGGGTTCCGGACCGCTTGAGAGCCGCCTTCGTGTGCGCTCCGCCCTTCACCTTGCTCCGCAGTTCACCTTCGTACCCGTGGCCCGGCCCCTTCGGCGCC
This is a stretch of genomic DNA from Streptomyces sp. NBC_00536. It encodes these proteins:
- a CDS encoding helix-turn-helix domain-containing protein translates to MGTGTGAETERFAELMRELKERSGRSYGTLAKRLHSSNSTLHRYCNGQTVPTDYAPVERFARVCGASADELVALHHQWIVALAERRRESAGGGAPAATVPDGAAPDPASDPAPVSPTAEAGAPEPEPLVVALPDVTDQDGSPSPHEATPARTATGPGGRRRRLVALAAGVVVAMAAGTTVAVATLSGGTHTAEPSGAQHAAASESAKARQPLSAGAAAGTAAPQPTSPSGTPGTSAPTGTTPPGTTPSSGTPAPRSASVPFTVSVLTNNWGSPCGQWFALDQEPGKVPPPPARGATDGWASALHAVPAGHLRMEVTVQGTDSNPVVLHALYVHTVDSGKAPAWNGYTMGSGCGGELEPASFAIDLDAASPHPRPAPGHEGARPTPITDFPYKVSATDPQVLDIDASTLGHDVRWYLELAWSSGDRQGTTTIDDHGRPFRTTALTTGRQYWYNAGPNAWVPDAS
- a CDS encoding DUF4232 domain-containing protein, which translates into the protein MSMTRTRTLLSCAALALGSTALIGCAGMSSASPATPAASAVPSASTGSSASTVRVAAPSTPASTPRSGGSAATHDDSDSYAYTHACSKNQLSVRVVRRAAAASQRVIEVRNLGANSCGLSYYPLVSVGDPNAADHTYDIKPLIPGGLGGPPAYALHTGKTAYAVIDLDPSGKAPNASQGGELNVLAHSDMPNADTLNFPLGSNSRVLKPKLGLYEDNVNDAVASMNQATVQS
- a CDS encoding HAMP domain-containing sensor histidine kinase, with product MFRFPAWTATLTWKAAVFITLMCCGLAALLGGLVHNAMTNQTIGTAREKALDRLDRITEAYETGTRTPRGEGLDPKALPPELRAYAAAGRRGTLVGELRNKPVMWAAGPADRDGVIAAAVDYSASEQTIADLDRAILGSAVLAIGGTLLIGAIGVTRITRRLHQTAQVARRISAGDLDARVDDSPRARDEVAAVSGALDIMAASLQRKLESERRFTADVAHELRTPLTGLNAAAELLPPGRPAELVRDRVQAMRALTEDLLEISRLDTRSERPELDSHDLAELAARTIRASGTDTRLTVVSSHVVETDRRRVERILGNLIANAHKHGVAPVTVTVDALTVTVTDEGPGYPDYLLTSGPQRFRTEGMNKGHGLGLTIAAGQAHALSATLTFTNRPEGGAEARVTLTPPPPRT
- a CDS encoding sortase domain-containing protein, producing the protein MPAIHRTAAVAVTLAVAGAVARLAFGFGEGAGTQLPPDPKVGSTAAAVAPVSDTAAHALPKSRPTGMKIDAAGVDAKKMVDLTVDAAGELGVPSAETDADTPGWWADGATPGERGVSVLVAHFDTKYGPALMKDVKKIGLGDLIEVPREDGKTARFKIREIEDVNKKDFPTDKVYGATSRPELRLLTCGGEIKDGHRTNNVIFYGDLVA